Below is a genomic region from Raphanus sativus cultivar WK10039 chromosome 4, ASM80110v3, whole genome shotgun sequence.
CTCTCTTCGCCGTATCAATAGCACTATCCTTCAACTCTCCAAGCTTACTCGCTCCAGCATCTTTCCCTTCAGCCGCCTTCTCCACCGTGTAGTCCTTATACTCTCCTGCCTTCTCCGCAGTCTTATCTTTTGCTTCAATAGCCTTATCCACCGTGTAATCCTTATACTCACCCACCTTCTGAGCAGTCTTGTCCTTCGCCTCTTTGGCCTTATCAGCCGTATAGTTCGCCGTCTCCTTTGCCTTCTCTGCCGTCACATCCTTGGCTTTCACCGCCTTATCCGCTGTATAGTTCGCCGTCTCCTTTGCCTTCTCCGCCGTCTTATCTTTAGCCTCTCTCGCCTTCTCAGCCGTGTAATCCGCTGTCTCTTTGGCCTTCTCAAGGGTTGCATCTTTGGCTCCAGCAGCTTTCTCTGAAGCCATCTTAGCTCCTTCGCTGGTCGCCACCGCCGCATCGTGGCTTTTTCCGACGACAGCATCTCTCGCGTGCTCGTACGTTCCTTGCACAGCCCTGAACACCGATCCTATCACCCCTGGCCTCTCCTGCTCCGGTGGATGCTCGACTGTTCTCTCCGTTACCTTATACAACGTGACGTCATCGTCACGGTGTTTGTTTATGTCGTGCAAGTCTTCAGCTGCGAGCCTAGCCGCCACCTCGGCTCTCTCCGTCTTTCGTTGTTTCTCCGACGCCATTGCTTCGCTTCTCTACTTAAGAACTAGTAAAACCGTGTTACGGATTTGTGAAAGTTTCAAGTGATTTGTGgatttctttgaatatttttgaCTGGTGTTATTAGTTGAGGTGTTTTTGTTGCTTATTATAGTAAATGCTCTGTTTATGTAGAAACTCCACGTGGTAGATAGGCAGACGCAAGAGCTGCCACGTTATTTGCTTCTTTAAACTTCTTTTCTTCTTGCCTTCCAAGTAGCCTTTTGGTGTGACACGTATAGACCGTTTATCCTCTTGGGATGTACCATGGCACGTGGACCTTTCATGCATGGATCTTCAGTGTTTCATGGTCCTGACTTAAGACATAAGCAAGTATTGATGGTCGGTCGAGCTGCGCGAGGAATTTACAACTAACTGATTGTTGATGTATAGCCTATATGTTGAACATGAAAGTAAAAACGAACCAAGAGTTTACAGAGAATAAAGGCCACACGCTATGATCTATGGGTTTCGCATATGATATTTTTCTAGTTGAACTAACCACGTTTGTAAGAGAAACTAATGTTTCACATTTTAAGTCTCTATGAAATAAGAGAGGACGAAAAGTAGAATTTGAGGATCTTTCTCTTTGATTGTCAAGCTCATTGAGCTTCGCTTGAGCTGTTACAAGCTCTCTTGTGCATGGTTAACATATGATATAGCATTATTGCATAAAAACATCGTTACAAAAAGACATCGTTACAACTAAATACATATAGACATGATCGAGGGCATCTCTAAAACGTATTAaatctaatttaattttttggacATCAAAGCCCATTAGGAAAAAAACGGTGGCCAAGCTCACTTTATCACCAAGGCAGAGAAGAGCCAGAGAAAGATAACCCTAATTGGACTTTGGAACAATGATGACAATTTGCGACCTTCCAGTGGATTTGGTAGAGGATGAGATAATCTCTAGGCTGCCGATGACATCTCTGAGATCAGTGAGATATACCTGCAAAACTTGGAACACTTTATGTAAAAATCGGATCTTTTTTGGTAAACCAAAGAAGCACTTCTTGATGATGGACTCGTGGAGGATTTGTTTGATGAACTTCGATCTCAGCAAAGGCGGCAACCCGTCTATAAGACAAGAAAGCATACTTGATCAAATCCAGATCTCTAATGTGTTCCACTGTGATGGCTTGTTGCTATGCGTTCTTAAGGATAGCTCTAGGCTCGTGGTATGGAATCCTTACTCAGGGCAAACGAGGTGGATCGAACCCAGACACAGTTTCCAATTCAGAGACAGCTTTTCTCTCGGATACGACAGCAACCTTAACCACAAGATCCTGAGGATATTCGATGAGATTCATCCAGTTACAAGTAGGCATGTTTTAGGGTTCGAAATTTACTGTCTTAGCTCGGGTTCTTGGAAGTTTCTTGATGTCGTCAATACCCACTGGGAGATATTGTCTAATGTACGCAGCGTCTCTTTAAAAGGAAACACTTATTTTACTGCTCAAAAGATCATAACGGAGGGGAATACGATAAAAAGTTTTGGAGGTTTCTTCGTCTGTTTTGATTTCACAACAGAGAGGTTCGGACCGCTTCGGCCTCTACCGTCTCAGCCTGAACATGGAAGATTTTCCATCTGTCTGTCTTGTGTTAGAGAAGACCAGCTCGCTGTGTTGTATCAACAGTTAGATAACACAGTCGAGATTAGTGTTACAGACAAGATTAGTCCTGATGTTGTGTCGTGGACAAAGTTTTTGAAGCTGCTCATTGGCTCTTGGGTTAACCCTTTCTCCCGTAGCCTTTTCATTGACGAGGAAAAGAAAGTCGCTGTGGTTTTCAGTCTAGAACTGGGCAAGGCATGTTTCTACCAAACTGCTCACGTCATTGGACAAGATGGATACTTCAAATCTGTGAGAATCGGAGAAGCTCTGAATGttgatattttgaattattgTGCCCCACTGGTGTGCTCTTCATATCTTCCAAGCTTACTACAAATCAAGGCAACCAACCGTACTAATGGAAAGAATGTGattatacattaattatttaCATCTTCTTTAGGACAATTATTCATTtgtgttttgcttttttttttctttttctcattgTCTTTTGAATGTTTTGGACTCTTTTCGAATTGTTTACATGTCCCTTGTGATATGTAATAAAATCTTTATGTCAAGCCTTGTACATCTTCTCAGTGAAACTCACCATGGCTACATGGAGATTACTGTGCTCGTTGTGCCTCTCAGTTATGGTTTCATATTTATAGGCTGGGAGCTTCTGTTGTCGTCACTTGTCCCCCCAATCAAGCTATTTCAGTTTTACTGAAATAGGTTTTTAGAAACTCCTGCTACATATAACTAAGAAACATTCATGTTCTGAAGAAATATTGGGAGATGCTATAAACGAACCAGCCTACTACACTCTTTATAATCTTTCCACTTGTTTGCTTATGTTTTTTGAGCTAGAGTGTTACGAATGATACAATCAG
It encodes:
- the LOC108853341 gene encoding F-box/kelch-repeat protein At3g13680-like; amino-acid sequence: MMTICDLPVDLVEDEIISRLPMTSLRSVRYTCKTWNTLCKNRIFFGKPKKHFLMMDSWRICLMNFDLSKGGNPSIRQESILDQIQISNVFHCDGLLLCVLKDSSRLVVWNPYSGQTRWIEPRHSFQFRDSFSLGYDSNLNHKILRIFDEIHPVTSRHVLGFEIYCLSSGSWKFLDVVNTHWEILSNVRSVSLKGNTYFTAQKIITEGNTIKSFGGFFVCFDFTTERFGPLRPLPSQPEHGRFSICLSCVREDQLAVLYQQLDNTVEISVTDKISPDVVSWTKFLKLLIGSWVNPFSRSLFIDEEKKVAVVFSLELGKACFYQTAHVIGQDGYFKSVRIGEALNVDILNYCAPLVCSSYLPSLLQIKATNRTNGKNVIIH
- the LOC108826802 gene encoding late embryogenesis abundant protein ECP63 — encoded protein: MASEKQRKTERAEVAARLAAEDLHDINKHRDDDVTLYKVTERTVEHPPEQERPGVIGSVFRAVQGTYEHARDAVVGKSHDAAVATSEGAKMASEKAAGAKDATLEKAKETADYTAEKAREAKDKTAEKAKETANYTADKAVKAKDVTAEKAKETANYTADKAKEAKDKTAQKVGEYKDYTVDKAIEAKDKTAEKAGEYKDYTVEKAAEGKDAGASKLGELKDSAIDTAKRAMGFLSGKTEETKQKALETKDCAKEKMEEAGEETRRKMEEMRLEGKELKDQAGEKAREAPQKTRESTDSAAEKARETKDSAAIRGNEAKGTIFGALGNVTEAIKSKLTMPSDIVEETRAAREHGGTGRTVVEVKVEDIKPGTDVGRMDEGRKDKGKL